A genome region from Arachis duranensis cultivar V14167 chromosome 6, aradu.V14167.gnm2.J7QH, whole genome shotgun sequence includes the following:
- the LOC107492679 gene encoding cystathionine beta-lyase, chloroplastic isoform X1 — protein MISSSISLRPFLHSLVLHHHHQRTTASNSWACLAFENSANFGTQRVIFAKGFRLNCLVDKVMDGTTSSLVNDAVDCFAEEEILEPNISTLVMNFENKSDPFGAVSNPLYQTATFKQPNAIENGPYDYTRSGNPTRDALESLLAKLDKADRALCFTSGMAALSAVSHLVQAGEEIVAGDDLYGGTDRLLSRVTPKHGIVVKRVNTTDLNEVASAIGPRTKLVWLESPTNPRIQITDIRKISEMAHAHGALVLVDNSIMSPVLSRPLELGADIVMHSATKFISGHSDIMAGVLAVKDERLGKELYFLQNAEGSGLAPFDCWLCMRGIKTMSLRVEKQQDNAQKIAEFLASHPLVKKVNYAGLPDHPGHDLHYSQAKGAGSVLSFLTGSLALSKHIVETTKYFSITVSFGSVKSLISLPCFMSHASIPSAVRVERGLTEDLVRISVGIEDVNDLISDLDNALRTGPV, from the exons ATGATTTCTTCATCCATCTCTCTCAGACCCTTCCTTCACTCCCTTGTCCTTCATCACCACCATCAG AGAACAACTGCTTCAAACAGTTGGGCCTGCTTGGCTTTTGAGAATTCAGCAAATTTCGGCACACAGAGAGTGATTTTTGCAAAGGGTTTCAGGCTGAATTGCTTGGTTGATAAAGTGATGGATGGGACCACATCATCTTTGGTGAATGATGCAGTGGATTGTTTTGCTG AAGAGGAAATTTTGGAGCCTAATATCTCAACATTGGTTATGAATTTCGAGAATAAGTCTGATCCTTTTGGAGCAGTCAGTAATCCGCTCTATCAGACTGCTACTTTTAAGCAG CCTAATGCAATAGAAAATGGTCCCTATGATTATACCAGAAGTGGAAATCCCACTCGAGATGCTTTAGAAAG TTTGTTGGCGAAACTTGATAAGGCGGATAGAGCCCTATGCTTCACCAGTGGAATGGCTGCTCTGAGTGCTGTTTCTCATCTTGTTCAAGCTG GTGAGGAAATTGTTGCTGGAGATGATCTATATGGTGGAACAGACAGGTTGCTGTCCCGAGTAACTCCAAAGCATGGCATTGTGGTCAA ACGGGTAAATACAACTGATCTTAATGAGGTTGCATCTGCTATTGGACCCCGGACTAAGCTTGTGTGGCTTGAGAGCCCAACCAATCCTCGAATACAAATTACTGATATTCGA AAAATATCTGAGATGGCTCATGCACATGGTGCTCTGGTGTTGGTGGATAATAGTATAATGTCACCTGTGTTGTCTCGGCCATTAGAACTTGGAGCAG ATATTGTTATGCACTCAGCTACCAAATTTATTTCTGGACATAGCGATATTATGGCTGGTGTGCTTGCTGTGAAAGATGAAAG GTTGGGAAAAGAGTTATATTTCTTGCAAAATGCAGAGGGTTCAGGCTTGGCTCCATTTGACTGTTGGCTCTGTATGCGAGGAATCAAGACGATGTCCCTGCGAGTTGAGAAACAACAG GATAATGCTCAGAAGATTGCCGAGTTCCTTGCCTCCCATCCTCTAGTGAAGAAAGTAAACTATGCTGGTCTGCCTGATCATCCTGGACACGATTTACACTACTCGCAG GCAAAAGGTGCAGGATCTGTGCTTAGCTTTTTAACAGGTTCCCTGGCACTCTCAAAGCATATTGTTGAAACTACCAAGTACTTCAGCATAACTGTCAGTTTCG GAAGTGTGAAGTCCCTCATCAGTTTGCCGTGTTTCATGTCGCACGCAAGCATACCATCGGCGGTTCGTGTGGAAAGAGGCTTAACCGAAGATCTAGTGCGCATATCTGTGGGGATTGAGGATGTGAATGATCTCATTTCTGATCTAGACAATGCCCTTAGAACTGGCCCTGTGTAA
- the LOC107492680 gene encoding LOW QUALITY PROTEIN: uncharacterized protein At3g28850 (The sequence of the model RefSeq protein was modified relative to this genomic sequence to represent the inferred CDS: substituted 1 base at 1 genomic stop codon): MGCTASRTTTIVANTTSEDLSPPPPSSSSLSLSLFSSFFSFIIIIVXHPKAMSLQMPLVHHPPTKKGDTHHLVFLTSTTYGSLLLIDQKDSNFMKDSPPSHAADESQKTEEQEQSSLSPDSVINTWELMHDLDEEAKEQEQDLTHLHITTSSIVGGGVSHKTSSSCRYTAFDGSARKKLLDSFESQKEASSSSEKLNMESENLSSKKPLWQHLSEEALLAKLDPSVAWSYRRALSSRQLGSNTNINIIITNNNNLYNNGVRSMGSSPLYSSCSSSSITTSFANNNSNSVCHLPGTEDRIVVYCTSLRGIRKTFEDCCSVRMILRGFRVAVDERDISMDSSYRKELQDALGVKAVTLPQVFIRGNHVGNAEDLKKLNENGDLARLLRGFPVHDPGFVCENCGDARFVPCPNCSGSRKVFEEKEGGLRRCPDCNENGLIRCSRCCS, translated from the coding sequence ATGGGTTGCACAgcatcaagaaccaccaccatagtTGCAAACACAACCTCAGAGGacctttctcctcctcctccttcttcttcttctctttctctttctcttttttcttcatttttctctttcattattaTCATTGTGTAGCATCCCAAAGCTATGTCACTCCAAATGCCTCTTGTCCATCACCCTCCAACAAAAAAGGGTGACACACACCACCTTGTGTTCCTCACTTCCACCACCTATGGCTCCCTTCTCCTCATTGACCAAAAAGATTCCAACTTTATGAAGGATTCACCACCATCACATGCTGCTGATGAGTCTCAAAAAACTGAGGAGCAAGAACAATCATCACTCTCCCCAGATTCAGTCATCAACACATGGGAACTTATGCATGACTTGGATGAAgaagcaaaagaacaagaacaagatcTTACCCACCTTCACATTACTACTTCTTCCATTGTTGGTGGTGGTGTCTCACACAAAACAAGTTCATCATGCAGGTACACAGCCTTTGACGGCTCTGCAAGGAAGAAGCTTCTAGATTCATTTGAGTCACAGAAAGAAGCCTCATCCTCATCAGAAAAACTCAACATGGAAAGTGAAAACCTTTCTTCAAAGAAGCCACTTTGGCAGCACTTGTCTGAAGAAGCTTTGCTTGCAAAACTGGACCCAAGTGTTGCTTGGAGTTACAGGCGCGCTTTGTCTTCAAGACAACTAGGTAGCAACACcaacatcaacatcatcatcaccaacaacaATAATCTATATAATAATGGTGTCAGATCAATGGGGTCTAGTCCTTTgtattcttcttgttcttcttcttcaattactACTTCATTTGCTAATAATAATAGCAACAGTGTGTGCCATTTGCCTGGAACTGAAGACAGAATAGTGGTTTATTGCACAAGTTTGAGAGGGATCAGAAAGACCTTTGAAGATTGCTGTTCAGTGAGGATGATACTAAGAGGTTTCAGGGTTGCTGTTGATGAGAGAGACATCTCAATGGACTCATCTTATAGGAAGGAGCTTCAGGATGCTCTTGGTGTTAAAGCAGTGACACTGCCACAGGTTTTCATAAGAGGGAACCATGTTGGGAATGCTGAGGATCTTAAGAAGCTGAATGAGAATGGAGACTTGGCAAGGCTCTTGAGGGGTTTCCCTGTTCATGATCCTGGTTTTGTGTGTGAGAATTGTGGTGATGCAAGGTTTGTTCCATGTCCTAACTGTAGTGGTAGCAGAAAGGTTTTTGAGGAGAAAGAAGGAGGATTGAGAAGGTGCCCAGATTGTAATGAAAATGGCTTGATAAGATGTTCAAGATGCTGCTCATGA
- the LOC107492679 gene encoding cystathionine beta-lyase, chloroplastic isoform X2: MDGTTSSLVNDAVDCFAEEEILEPNISTLVMNFENKSDPFGAVSNPLYQTATFKQPNAIENGPYDYTRSGNPTRDALESLLAKLDKADRALCFTSGMAALSAVSHLVQAGEEIVAGDDLYGGTDRLLSRVTPKHGIVVKRVNTTDLNEVASAIGPRTKLVWLESPTNPRIQITDIRKISEMAHAHGALVLVDNSIMSPVLSRPLELGADIVMHSATKFISGHSDIMAGVLAVKDERLGKELYFLQNAEGSGLAPFDCWLCMRGIKTMSLRVEKQQDNAQKIAEFLASHPLVKKVNYAGLPDHPGHDLHYSQAKGAGSVLSFLTGSLALSKHIVETTKYFSITVSFGSVKSLISLPCFMSHASIPSAVRVERGLTEDLVRISVGIEDVNDLISDLDNALRTGPV; the protein is encoded by the exons ATGGATGGGACCACATCATCTTTGGTGAATGATGCAGTGGATTGTTTTGCTG AAGAGGAAATTTTGGAGCCTAATATCTCAACATTGGTTATGAATTTCGAGAATAAGTCTGATCCTTTTGGAGCAGTCAGTAATCCGCTCTATCAGACTGCTACTTTTAAGCAG CCTAATGCAATAGAAAATGGTCCCTATGATTATACCAGAAGTGGAAATCCCACTCGAGATGCTTTAGAAAG TTTGTTGGCGAAACTTGATAAGGCGGATAGAGCCCTATGCTTCACCAGTGGAATGGCTGCTCTGAGTGCTGTTTCTCATCTTGTTCAAGCTG GTGAGGAAATTGTTGCTGGAGATGATCTATATGGTGGAACAGACAGGTTGCTGTCCCGAGTAACTCCAAAGCATGGCATTGTGGTCAA ACGGGTAAATACAACTGATCTTAATGAGGTTGCATCTGCTATTGGACCCCGGACTAAGCTTGTGTGGCTTGAGAGCCCAACCAATCCTCGAATACAAATTACTGATATTCGA AAAATATCTGAGATGGCTCATGCACATGGTGCTCTGGTGTTGGTGGATAATAGTATAATGTCACCTGTGTTGTCTCGGCCATTAGAACTTGGAGCAG ATATTGTTATGCACTCAGCTACCAAATTTATTTCTGGACATAGCGATATTATGGCTGGTGTGCTTGCTGTGAAAGATGAAAG GTTGGGAAAAGAGTTATATTTCTTGCAAAATGCAGAGGGTTCAGGCTTGGCTCCATTTGACTGTTGGCTCTGTATGCGAGGAATCAAGACGATGTCCCTGCGAGTTGAGAAACAACAG GATAATGCTCAGAAGATTGCCGAGTTCCTTGCCTCCCATCCTCTAGTGAAGAAAGTAAACTATGCTGGTCTGCCTGATCATCCTGGACACGATTTACACTACTCGCAG GCAAAAGGTGCAGGATCTGTGCTTAGCTTTTTAACAGGTTCCCTGGCACTCTCAAAGCATATTGTTGAAACTACCAAGTACTTCAGCATAACTGTCAGTTTCG GAAGTGTGAAGTCCCTCATCAGTTTGCCGTGTTTCATGTCGCACGCAAGCATACCATCGGCGGTTCGTGTGGAAAGAGGCTTAACCGAAGATCTAGTGCGCATATCTGTGGGGATTGAGGATGTGAATGATCTCATTTCTGATCTAGACAATGCCCTTAGAACTGGCCCTGTGTAA
- the LOC107492678 gene encoding condensin-1 complex subunit CAP-D2, producing MAPYFVFPRSLSELEQEPQDSNRLYAQNPHQIASIRSSQLEEFVKGVSFDLSDRELFCVEDQDVFDRVYSLIRDYASLPPSCKFNLVETLRSNFSVLLPNVDSLSRASQGHEDEIPVLDRLASHRNAFKIYMFFLFSIVLAEESNKSSSGNSSKVGTGAKKKHVVNSWDWEVQRGRILGLIANSLEINLEMIFGSSDPDESFLSFISKNVFSLFENAALLKDSDVKDALCSMVGSCSTKYHYVEQSCASIMHMIHKFDFVVTHIADAIAGAEKKYGDATLATSLIRDIGRTNPKDYVKDTVGAENVGHFLVELADRLPKLVSTNIGILVPHFGGESYKIRNALVSVLGKLIMKAFKNVEGDVSSRSIHLRTKQAMLEILLERCRDVSAYTRSRVLQVWSELCEEHSISIGLWNEVAEVAAGRLEDKSAIVRKSALNLLINMLQHNPFGPQLRISSFEATLEQYKKKIKELEPDMPTEDVPGDLSAEDVKCNGDGELDNLNSEAVATEYQDSLTDTCMSQKEVTLQDSNLPDVGSLEQTRALVASLEAGLSFSKCIGAIMPTLVQLMASSSATDVENTILLLMRCKQFQIDGSEECLRKMLPLVFSQDKSIYEAVENAFQTIYIRKNPVETAKNLFNLAIDSNIGDLAALECIVGALVSKGDISLNTISALWDFFCFNVDGTTAEQSRGALSVLCMVAMKSDVVLSSHLVDIIDIGFGRWAKVDPLLARTACLAIQRLSDDDKKKLLVSNHARIFGILESLITGYWLPSNIWYAAADKAIAAIYSIHPTPETMAANFVKKSVSSVFNDCGSDVQSDTEISNTGILTTVQVAKLERCLFVISHTAMNQLVYIESCARKIQKQKRMNGRKDSENETIVNNGTSTGSQKDNDINAELGFTASEDAALDALFEKAEKEIISGGSNEKNLIGVCATFLSKLCRNFGLMQKYPELQASAMLALCRMMIIDADFCNANLQLLFTVVESSQSEIVRSNCTIALGDLAVRFPNLLEPWTEMMYARLRDPSVSVRKNAVLVLSHLILNDMMKVKGYINEMAVRLEDDDERISSLAKLFFNELSKKGSNPVYNLLPDILSKLSNQNLTKDSFCNIMQYLITSIKKDRQMEALVEKLCNRFNGVADVRQWEHISYCLSQLAFTEKGMKKLIELFKTYEHALSEDSVMDHFRSILNKGKKFTKPELKSCIEEFEDKLNKFHMERKEQEVTTRNARIHQQKISSREGFAVATTSEEPDETDGEVIDPGTKMTASPSNDKSKGRPVRSEDHSGASSELIESDQDDAEVSSVVKTKGFSQSRTKKSSIKDNNGNMSRTKKNIMKDGNGDISVTKSRRNTQSRR from the exons atggcTCCTTACTTCGTGTTCCCTCGCTCTCTCTCAGAGCTCGAGCAAGAGCCCCAAGATTCCAACCGTCTCTACGCTCAGAACCCTCACCAAATCGCTTCTATTCGCTCCTCCCAACTTGAAGAGTTCGTCAAAG GTGTGTCGTTTGATCTCTCCGACAGGGAACTTTTCTGCGTGGAAGACCAGGATGTTTTTGATCGTGTCTACTCGCTGATTCGAGACTATGCTAGTCTTCCCCCATCTTGTAAATTCAATCTCGTGGAAACTCTACGCTCAAATTTCAGTGTGCTTCTCCCCAATGTTGATTCCCTCTCAAGGGCTTCTCAAGGCCACGAAGATGAAATTCCAGTGCTGGATCGCCTTGCTTCTCATCGTAATGCtttcaaaatatatatgttCTTCCTTTTCAGCATTGTTCTTGCTGAAGAGTCAAACAAAAGCAGTTCCGGGAACAGCTCCAAG GTGGGAACAGGTGCCAAGAAGAAACATGTTGTGAATTCATGGGATTGGGAGGTACAAAGGGGTAGAATACTTGGTCTTATTGCTAACTCGTTGGAGATCAACCTTGAAATGATTTTTGGTTCGTCGGACCCTGATGaaagttttctttcttttatttccaa GAATGTATTCTCTTTGTTTGAGAATGCGGCACTCTTAAAAGACTCCGATGTAAAAGATGCTCTCTGTTCCATGGTTGGATCTTGTTCCACGAAGTACCATTATGTGGAACAGTCGTGTGCATCCATCATGCATATGATTCACAAATTTGATTTTGTTGTCACGCACATTGCTGATGCAATTGCTGGTGCGGAGAAGAAGTATGGAGATGCAACCCTGGCCACCTCTCTTATCAGAGATATTGGAAGGACTAATCCGAAAGATTATGTAAAGGATACTGTTGGGGCAGAGAATGTTGGGCACTTTCTTGTAGAGCTTGCTGACCGACTTCCAAAATTGGTTTCTACTAACATTGGCATTCTTGTTCCTCACTTTGGTGGGGAATCCTATAAGATCAGAAATGCCCTGGTTAGTGTGCTAGGGAAGCTAATAATGAAGGCATTCAAGAATGTTGAAGGTGATGTGAGCTCTAGATCCATTCATCTGCGTACTAAGCAGGCCATGTTGGAAATTTTGCTTGAACGTTGTAGAGATGTTTCAGCTTATACAAGAAGCCGAGTTCTTCAGGTGTGGTCAGAATTATGTGAAGAACATTCTATTTCTATTGGTCTGTGGAATGAAGTTGCAGAAGTTGCTGCTGGAAGATTGGAGGACAAGAGTGCAATTGTCAGAAAATCTGCTTTAAATCTACTAATCAATATGCTGCAACACAACCCTTTTGGTCCACAGCTTCGAATATCTTCATTTGAAGCAACCTTAGAACAgtataagaagaagataaaagagCTTGAACCAGACATGCCTACAGAAGATGTACCTGGTGATTTATCAGCTGAGGATGTTAAATGCAATGGTGATGGTGAATTGGACAATTTAAATTCCGAAGCTGTTGCAACGGAATATCAAGATAGTTTAACTGATActtgcatgtcccagaaagaaGTGACTCTGCAGGACAGTAATCTTCCAGACGTTGGGAGCTTGGAGCAGACGAGGGCCTTGGTTGCGTCGCTTGAGGCTGGACTAAGTTTCTCTAAATGCATAGGTGCTATAATGCCAACATTAGTCCAACTGATGGCTTCTTCTTCTGCTACTGATGTTGAGAACACAATTCTCTTGTTGATGAGGTGCAAACAGTTTCAAATTGATGGATCAGAGGAATGCCTTCGAAAAATGTTGCCACTG GTATTTTCCCAAGACAAATCCATCTATGAAGCTGTGGAGAATGCTTTCCAAACAATATATATCAGGAAGAACCCTGTTGAAACTGCCAAGAACCTCTTTAATCTTGCTATTGATTCCAATATCGGAGATCTAGCAGCTCTTGAGTGTATAGTTGGGGCCTTGGTCTCTAAGGGTGATATATCTTTGAACACT ATATCAGCTCTCTGggatttcttttgcttcaatgTTGATGGGACCACTGCAGAGCAAAGTCGAGGCGCTCTATCTGTCCTTTGCATGGTTGCAATGAAATCAGATGTTGTATTGAGCTCACATTTGGTGGACATAATTGATATTGGGTTTGGTCGTTGGGCTAAAGTTGATCCTTTGCTTGCTCGGACAGCATGTCTTGCTATCCAGAGATTGTCTGATGATGACAAGAAAAAGCTGTTGGTCTCTAATCATGCTCGGATATTTGGTATTCTAGAAAGTTTAATCACTGGTTATTGGCTTCCAAGTAACATTTGGTATGCTGCTGCTGACAAAGCAATAGCTGCTATATATTCAATCCATCCAACCCCGGAAACAATGGCAgctaattttgttaaaaaatctgTTAGTTCAGTATTCAACGATTGTGGGAGTGATGTGCAGAGTGATACTGAGATTAGTAATACTGGCATACTCACCACAGTTCAAGTAGCAAAACTTGAAAGATGTTTATTTGTCATAAGCCATACAGCCATGAATCAACTAGTGTATATTGAATCTTGTGCCCGTAAAATCCAGAAGCAGAAGAGAATGAATGGGAGAAAGGACTCTGAGAATGAGACAATAGTCAATAATGGCACATCGACTGGTTCGCAGAAG GATAATGATATAAATGCGGAACTAGGATTTACTGCCTCTGAGGATGCTGCTCTTGATGCCTTGTTCGAGAAAGCAGAGAAAGAAATAATATCAGGTGGCTCAAATGAAAAGAATTTGATTGGAGTGTGTGCAACATTTTTGTCAAAGCTTTGTAGAAATTTTGGGCTAATGCAGAAG TATCCAGAATTACAGGCATCAGCTATGCTGGCATTGTGTAGAATGATGATTATAGATGCAGATTTCTG TAATGCAAATCTCCAACTCCTCTTCACAGTTGTGGAGAGCTCGCAGTCTGAAATTGTTCGATCTAATTGTACTATTGCATTAGGAGATTTAGCAGTTCGGTTTCCAAATCTGTTAGAACCATGGACAGAGATGATGTATGCCCGCTTACGGGATCCTTCTGTATCTGTCAGGAAGAATGCTGTTCTGGTGCTTTCACATCTTATACTAAATGACATGATGAAG gtgAAAGGTTACATCAATGAAATGGCTGTGAGattagaagatgatgatgagagGATTTCAAGCCTAGCAAAGCTATTTTTCAATGAACTGTCTAAGAAAG GAAGCAATCCAGTATATAATTTACTTCCAGATATACTTAGCAAATTGTCCAATCAGAATCTGACCAAGGATTCTTTTTGCAATATCATGCAATATTTGATAACTTCCATCAAGAAG GATCGACAAATGGAAGCCCTTGTTGAAAAGCTATGTAATAGGTTTAATGGTGTTGCAG ACGTCAGACAATGGGAACACATATCCTATTGTCTCTCTCAGCTAGCATTTActgaaaaagggatgaaaaaACTCATAGAGTTATTTAAGACATATGAGCATGCCTTGTCAGAGGATTCTGTTATGGATCATTTCAGGAGCATCTTAAACAAG GGGAAGAAGTTTACAAAACCTGAACTCAAATCTTGCATTGAGGAGTTTGAGGATAAGCTGAATAAGTTTCACATGGAAAGAAAGGAGCAAGAAGTTACCACTAGAAATGCCAGAATTCATCAGCAGAAAATTAGCAGCAGGGAAGGTTTTGCTGTAGCTACAACATCAGAAGAACCAG ATGAAACAGATGGGGAAGTTATTGATCCAGGCACCAAAATGACTGCTTCGCCTTCAAATGATAAATCAAAAGGGAGACCTGTTAGGTCAGAAGATCATTCGGGTGCCTCGAGCGAGCTGATAGAATCAGATCAAGATGATGCCGAGGTCTCATCTGTGGTTAAAACTAAAG GATTTTCCCAGTCCAGAACTAAGAAAAGCAGCATAAAGGACAACAATGGGAATATGTCCAGAACTAAGAAAAACATCATGAAAGATGGAAATGGTGATATCTCTGTGACCAAATCTAGGCGCAATACCCAATCAAGGAG GTAG